Proteins encoded by one window of Dyella humicola:
- a CDS encoding 4a-hydroxytetrahydrobiopterin dehydratase, with translation MSTNTLASQHCTPRKGKEHALDQAKVTDLLAQLPGWQVVADGKAIVKDFKFRDFHHTLGFINAVGFMANQEDHHPDLEAGYGHCQILWSTHDVGGLSLNDFICAARVEALLEH, from the coding sequence ATGAGCACGAACACTCTCGCCAGCCAGCACTGCACGCCTCGCAAGGGCAAGGAACACGCACTGGACCAGGCCAAGGTGACCGACTTGCTGGCCCAGCTGCCCGGTTGGCAGGTCGTGGCCGACGGCAAGGCCATCGTGAAGGACTTCAAGTTCCGCGACTTCCACCACACGCTCGGCTTCATCAATGCGGTGGGGTTCATGGCCAATCAGGAAGACCACCATCCGGATCTTGAGGCCGGTTACGGTCATTGTCAGATCTTGTGGTCGACCCATGACGTCGGCGGCCTGTCGCTCAACGACTTCATCTGTGCTGCCCGCGTGGAGGCCCTGCTCGAGCATTGA
- a CDS encoding NfuA family Fe-S biogenesis protein: MIDISERAQKHFLRLLSQQGIDGLSIRLRVTAPGTPAANCELEFAEPDELTGQEWTIVCDGFEFHVAGDSAAWLEGASIDFEPNATGGQLNIRAPRIKGEIPGQEAGLIERVRYVLEAEVNPKIASHGGRVSLLEVDADGVVVLQFGGGCHGCGMVDVTLKHGVEKTLRERVPEITEVRDATDHSGGSNPYYKKHEGQSALG; the protein is encoded by the coding sequence ATGATCGACATTTCAGAACGCGCACAGAAGCATTTCCTTCGATTGCTCTCTCAGCAGGGCATCGATGGATTGAGCATCCGCCTGCGCGTGACCGCGCCGGGTACGCCGGCGGCCAATTGCGAGCTGGAATTTGCCGAGCCCGACGAGCTGACCGGCCAGGAATGGACCATCGTTTGCGACGGGTTCGAGTTTCATGTCGCCGGCGACAGCGCCGCCTGGCTGGAAGGTGCCAGCATCGATTTCGAGCCCAATGCCACAGGCGGCCAGCTCAATATCCGCGCACCGCGCATCAAGGGCGAGATTCCTGGTCAGGAAGCCGGGCTGATCGAACGGGTGCGCTATGTGCTCGAAGCCGAAGTGAATCCGAAGATCGCCTCGCACGGCGGGCGCGTGAGCCTGCTCGAGGTCGACGCCGACGGTGTAGTGGTGCTGCAGTTCGGCGGTGGCTGCCATGGTTGCGGCATGGTCGACGTCACCCTGAAGCATGGCGTGGAAAAGACGCTACGCGAGCGCGTGCCCGAGATCACCGAAGTCCGCGATGCCACCGACCACAGTGGCGGTAGCAACCCCTACTACAAGAAGCATGAAGGGCAGTCGGCACTCGGTTGA
- a CDS encoding c-type cytochrome, whose amino-acid sequence MKRALTLLSFGAVLAFASTQLLAAANIDNGKQKAAVCFACHGADGNAVDPQYPRLAGQYNEYIQQALREYKTGQRGNPIMKGFVATLSDQDIEDIAAFFSSQPTKLDTLEGHIQGDK is encoded by the coding sequence ATGAAACGTGCGCTTACCCTGCTTTCATTCGGCGCCGTCCTGGCGTTCGCTTCCACCCAGCTGCTGGCTGCCGCCAACATCGACAACGGCAAGCAGAAGGCTGCTGTCTGTTTCGCCTGCCATGGCGCCGACGGCAATGCGGTCGACCCGCAGTATCCGCGCCTGGCCGGCCAGTACAACGAGTACATCCAGCAGGCGCTGCGCGAGTACAAGACCGGCCAGCGCGGCAACCCGATCATGAAGGGCTTCGTCGCCACGCTGTCTGACCAGGACATCGAGGACATCGCCGCCTTCTTCTCGAGCCAGCCGACCAAGCTCGACACGCTGGAAGGCCACATCCAGGGCGACAAGTAA
- a CDS encoding c-type cytochrome, whose product MTRLQLLGLSVAAAFLATASVHAEGDKAAGRKLIYTCNGCHGVPGYSNAYPNYPVPRIAGQNQQYIVNALHEYRAGERSHPTMTAQAQSLSDKDIDDIAAYLSSLAK is encoded by the coding sequence ATGACTCGATTGCAACTGCTTGGCCTCTCCGTGGCCGCAGCTTTTCTCGCCACTGCCAGCGTGCATGCCGAGGGTGACAAGGCTGCCGGACGCAAATTGATCTACACCTGCAACGGTTGCCACGGCGTGCCGGGTTACTCGAATGCCTACCCGAACTACCCGGTGCCGCGCATCGCAGGCCAGAACCAGCAGTACATCGTCAACGCGCTCCACGAGTACCGGGCTGGCGAACGCAGCCATCCGACGATGACGGCGCAGGCGCAGAGTCTGTCCGACAAGGACATCGACGATATCGCCGCCTATCTTTCCAGCCTCGCCAAGTAA
- a CDS encoding glycoside hydrolase family 18 protein, with protein MSQWKVGLQGRRPCWKKTVLQVLLAGLVGGFATFASAADAPAHYRIVGYVMDAKPLPHVSADKLDVINYAFAQLDPKGNVVFPSPIVDQTLATLVGLRKVNPGLKIIVSIGGWGADHFSDTALTDASRQHMADSAATLVEKYDVDGIDLDWEYPTLPGAGIGHRPEDKRNFSLLLETLRARLDKLGDAHGGRHYLLSIAAADGEFVQGIELERVSRSLDWINLMTYDFHNSLTPTTGHHAGLHLSKLAPADDRAGDKAVEQFLAAGVPAKKLNLGAAFYGRAFSGVNPQDNGLYQKYAKYAGDPSWRKLVADYIDKHGYVRHWDEQAQAPYLWNAATRSFVSYEDPQSLRAKAAFVTSKGLGGVMYWEHGLDKHEELLDVLDQSLNKH; from the coding sequence ATGTCGCAGTGGAAGGTTGGGTTACAAGGTCGTCGGCCGTGCTGGAAGAAGACAGTTTTGCAGGTACTGCTGGCCGGCCTGGTGGGCGGTTTTGCCACGTTCGCTTCAGCCGCGGATGCGCCGGCGCATTACCGCATCGTCGGCTATGTGATGGATGCCAAGCCGTTGCCGCACGTGAGTGCCGACAAGCTCGACGTCATCAACTATGCCTTCGCGCAGCTCGACCCCAAGGGCAATGTCGTGTTTCCCAGCCCTATCGTCGACCAGACACTCGCCACCTTGGTGGGCCTGCGCAAGGTCAATCCCGGCCTGAAGATCATTGTGTCCATCGGCGGCTGGGGGGCGGACCATTTCTCCGATACGGCACTTACGGACGCCTCGCGTCAGCACATGGCCGACAGTGCCGCCACGCTGGTCGAGAAATACGATGTCGACGGCATCGATCTCGACTGGGAGTATCCCACGCTGCCAGGCGCCGGCATCGGCCATCGCCCCGAGGACAAGCGCAATTTCAGCTTGCTGCTGGAAACCTTGCGCGCCCGTCTGGACAAGCTCGGTGACGCACACGGTGGCCGCCATTACCTGTTGTCGATTGCCGCAGCGGATGGTGAGTTCGTGCAGGGCATCGAGCTGGAGCGCGTGTCGCGTTCGCTCGACTGGATCAATTTGATGACGTACGACTTCCACAACAGCCTGACGCCCACGACGGGACATCACGCCGGGCTGCATCTGTCCAAGCTGGCACCTGCGGATGATCGTGCTGGCGACAAGGCGGTCGAACAATTTCTGGCGGCTGGGGTGCCGGCGAAGAAACTCAACCTCGGCGCAGCTTTCTATGGTCGCGCCTTTTCCGGCGTGAACCCGCAGGACAATGGGCTGTATCAGAAGTACGCCAAATACGCGGGTGATCCGTCTTGGCGCAAGCTGGTTGCCGATTACATCGACAAGCATGGCTATGTGCGTCATTGGGACGAGCAGGCCCAGGCACCGTATCTATGGAATGCCGCCACGCGCAGCTTTGTCAGCTATGAAGATCCGCAGTCGCTGCGTGCCAAGGCGGCCTTCGTCACATCGAAGGGACTGGGCGGCGTGATGTATTGGGAGCACGGTCTCGACAAGCACGAAGAGTTGCTGGATGTGCTGGATCAGTCCTTGAACAAGCACTGA
- a CDS encoding TraB/GumN family protein produces MTVTDIADSLPPVLRDQPIERVTRDGVEYVVLGTAHVSRASVEAVDALLAHEPFDAVAVELCDSRAQGMRDPDAFKQMDLFQVIRQGKAGMVAASLVLSSFQKRLAEQYGIQPGAEMKAAMDGAEQRALPLWLVDREVGTTLRRAWHSVGFWQRFGLLGGLIASVFEREAIEETEIEKLKQGDMLESAFSEFASESAPLFRSLIAERDAYMAARLREQATRAGFGEGRRVLVVIGAGHLKGLCELLRSQKGDPVVEAAELASTPTKSRWPKWVALGLVLAVFAAIGFAFHRDTALGAAALRDWVLLTGGFAVLGAIIAGAHPLSMLSAFIAAPLKPFRPGIPSGGISAMVEAWVRRPRVADFETLRDDIGHWRGWWKNRVARTLLNFFLVSLGTIVGEYTAGIHILKSLL; encoded by the coding sequence ATGACAGTGACCGATATCGCCGACTCCCTCCCGCCCGTGCTGCGCGACCAGCCCATCGAGCGGGTTACCCGGGACGGGGTGGAATACGTCGTACTGGGCACCGCGCACGTTTCGCGCGCCAGCGTCGAGGCGGTCGACGCCTTGCTCGCCCATGAGCCTTTCGATGCCGTCGCGGTTGAGTTGTGTGACAGCCGTGCCCAGGGCATGCGCGATCCCGACGCATTCAAGCAAATGGATCTGTTCCAGGTAATCCGCCAGGGCAAGGCCGGCATGGTCGCTGCCAGCCTGGTGTTGTCCTCGTTCCAGAAGCGCCTGGCCGAGCAGTACGGCATCCAGCCGGGCGCCGAGATGAAGGCTGCAATGGACGGCGCCGAGCAACGCGCATTGCCGCTGTGGCTAGTGGATCGCGAGGTCGGCACCACGCTGCGCCGCGCTTGGCATAGCGTCGGTTTCTGGCAACGTTTTGGACTGCTCGGTGGCTTGATCGCCAGCGTGTTCGAACGCGAGGCGATCGAGGAAACCGAAATCGAGAAGCTCAAGCAGGGCGACATGCTGGAGAGCGCCTTCAGCGAATTTGCCAGCGAATCGGCGCCGTTGTTCCGCAGCCTGATCGCCGAGCGCGACGCCTACATGGCGGCCCGACTGCGCGAGCAGGCGACGCGCGCGGGCTTTGGCGAAGGGCGTCGCGTACTCGTGGTGATCGGCGCAGGCCATCTGAAGGGCCTGTGCGAGCTGCTTCGCTCGCAGAAGGGCGATCCCGTCGTGGAAGCCGCCGAGCTCGCCAGCACGCCGACCAAGTCACGCTGGCCAAAGTGGGTGGCGCTCGGACTGGTCTTGGCGGTGTTCGCCGCCATCGGCTTCGCCTTCCATCGCGACACGGCGCTGGGCGCGGCGGCGCTGCGCGACTGGGTACTGCTCACCGGTGGCTTCGCCGTTCTTGGCGCGATCATCGCGGGAGCTCACCCGCTAAGCATGCTTTCGGCGTTTATTGCTGCGCCCCTCAAACCCTTCCGGCCCGGCATTCCTTCAGGTGGTATCAGCGCCATGGTGGAAGCGTGGGTTCGTCGTCCGCGCGTGGCCGACTTCGAGACCTTGCGCGACGACATTGGCCACTGGCGTGGCTGGTGGAAGAACCGCGTCGCGCGCACGCTGCTCAATTTCTTCCTGGTCAGCCTCGGCACCATCGTCGGCGAGTACACCGCGGGCATTCATATCCTGAAGAGCTTGCTCTAG
- a CDS encoding carbon-nitrogen hydrolase gives MTRKTLKVALLQETHRGSRDANLDAIEAGLREAAAAGAELVLLQELHNGPYFCQHESVDEFDLAETIPGHSTARIGKLAEELKLVVVASIFEKRATGLYHNTAVVFDRSATIAGKYRKMHIPDDPAFYEKFYFTPGDLGFDPIDTSVGRLGVLVCWDQWYPEAARLMALAGADLLLYPTAIGWDPQDDQAEKDRQREAWVTVQRGHAVANGLPLLSCNRTGYEADASGVGRGIQFWGTSFVAGPQGEFLAQAGTDQRELLVVDVDMARSEHVRRIWPFLRDRRIDAYSDLLKRFRD, from the coding sequence ATGACCCGCAAGACCTTGAAAGTCGCCCTGTTGCAGGAAACCCACCGCGGCAGCCGCGATGCGAATCTCGATGCCATTGAGGCGGGCCTGCGCGAGGCCGCGGCGGCGGGTGCCGAACTGGTGCTGCTGCAGGAGCTGCACAATGGTCCGTACTTCTGCCAACACGAGTCGGTCGATGAGTTCGACCTGGCCGAAACCATTCCCGGCCACAGCACCGCGCGCATCGGCAAGCTGGCCGAAGAGCTGAAACTGGTCGTGGTCGCTTCGATCTTCGAGAAGCGCGCTACCGGGCTTTATCACAACACCGCGGTGGTGTTTGACCGTTCGGCGACGATCGCGGGCAAGTACCGCAAGATGCATATTCCGGACGATCCGGCGTTCTACGAGAAGTTCTACTTCACGCCGGGCGACCTGGGTTTCGACCCCATCGATACGTCCGTGGGCCGCCTCGGCGTGCTGGTGTGTTGGGACCAGTGGTATCCGGAAGCCGCACGCCTGATGGCGCTGGCGGGCGCTGACCTGCTGCTGTATCCCACCGCCATTGGCTGGGATCCGCAGGACGATCAAGCTGAGAAGGATCGCCAGCGCGAAGCCTGGGTCACTGTGCAGCGTGGCCATGCCGTGGCCAACGGCCTGCCGCTGCTGTCGTGCAACCGCACCGGTTACGAGGCCGATGCCTCGGGTGTGGGTCGCGGCATCCAGTTCTGGGGCACCAGCTTCGTGGCCGGGCCGCAGGGTGAATTCCTGGCCCAGGCGGGCACGGACCAGCGCGAACTGCTGGTGGTGGACGTGGACATGGCGCGCAGCGAGCACGTGCGCCGGATCTGGCCGTTCCTGCGCGACCGCCGCATCGATGCGTATAGTGATTTGCTCAAGCGATTCCGTGACTGA
- a CDS encoding agmatine deiminase family protein, whose translation MIDPSLRLPAEWEPQSAVLIAWPHADTDWAERLAEVETTYVALAAAVTCFQPLIIVVADNELRIRVQSLLTGEGVDLSQIRLVEQPYDDTWLRDSGPITLKSADGTFQLTDFRFTGWGGKFGAEQDDALIAGLVSDGVFGKAAHKRIDWALEGGGIESDGVGTVLTTWRCLVQRHPDQSREEMSRILSDSLHARRVLWLDYGYLEGDDTDAHIDTLARFAPGDRIVYQACDDASDPHHDELKRMGEELAALRTPDGRPYQLYPLPWARPILDEGRRLAASYANYLIVNGAVLVPAYGDVVDDEAARIIGEAHPDREIVQVPCRPLIWQNGSLHCITMQLPAGIV comes from the coding sequence ATGATTGACCCTAGCCTGCGTCTACCGGCGGAATGGGAGCCGCAATCGGCCGTGCTGATCGCCTGGCCGCATGCCGACACCGACTGGGCCGAGCGCCTGGCCGAAGTGGAGACGACGTACGTGGCGCTGGCCGCCGCGGTCACCTGCTTCCAGCCGCTGATCATCGTGGTCGCGGATAACGAACTGCGCATCCGTGTGCAATCGCTGCTGACCGGTGAAGGCGTGGACCTGTCGCAGATTCGCTTGGTGGAGCAGCCCTACGACGACACTTGGCTGCGCGATTCGGGCCCGATCACGCTGAAATCCGCTGATGGCACGTTCCAGCTCACCGATTTCCGTTTCACCGGCTGGGGCGGCAAGTTCGGCGCCGAACAGGATGACGCGCTGATCGCCGGCCTGGTCAGCGACGGCGTGTTCGGCAAGGCGGCGCACAAGCGCATCGACTGGGCGCTGGAAGGCGGCGGCATTGAAAGCGATGGCGTGGGCACGGTGCTGACGACCTGGCGCTGCCTGGTGCAGCGACATCCGGACCAGTCTCGCGAGGAGATGAGTCGGATCCTCAGTGACAGCTTGCACGCCCGGCGCGTGCTGTGGCTCGACTACGGTTATCTCGAAGGCGACGATACGGACGCCCATATCGATACGCTGGCGCGCTTCGCTCCCGGCGATCGCATCGTGTACCAGGCCTGCGACGACGCCAGCGATCCGCATCACGACGAACTCAAGCGCATGGGCGAGGAGCTGGCGGCCCTGCGCACGCCGGATGGTCGCCCGTACCAGCTTTATCCCCTGCCCTGGGCGCGCCCCATCCTCGACGAAGGTCGCCGCCTGGCGGCGTCGTACGCGAACTACCTGATCGTCAACGGTGCCGTGCTGGTACCGGCCTATGGCGACGTGGTTGACGACGAGGCTGCGCGCATCATTGGCGAAGCGCACCCCGATCGCGAGATCGTGCAGGTGCCGTGCCGTCCGTTGATCTGGCAGAACGGCAGCCTGCACTGCATCACCATGCAGTTGCCGGCCGGCATCGTCTGA
- a CDS encoding ABC-F family ATP-binding cassette domain-containing protein — protein MISFRRFALRRGSRLLLSDIDLVIQSGWRLGVVGRNGCGKSSLFAALQGKVDADTGDLDIPSKLRMASVAQETPALPDPAIEYVMGGDEELAIALRDELDADARGDTEAMARAHHRIEELNGYDARARAGRLLHGLGFSADTHETPVQEFSGGWRVRLNLARALMAPSELLLLDEPTNHLDLDAVLWLEEWLRRYQGTLLVISHDREFLDGVITHTLHLNDGSAKLYTGNYSAFERLRAEQLRQQQIAHEREQAERAHLQSFVDRFKAKASKAKQAQSRVKRLEKLAGTEAVRAERQFRFQFAVPDRLPDSMLQLEEIEAGYPGEDGAPPTAILHNLRFRLEAGERIGLLGPNGAGKSTLVKTLVGELEPLAGERKAHKDLKIGYFAQHTVESLEEGSSPFDHLQDKAPGVGAQAIRDFLGTWNFAGDRAFESVDGFSGGERARLALALIAWDKPNLLLLDEPTNHLDLDMREALADALADFDGALVLVSHDRHLLGLVCDSFWRVADGAAEGFDGDLDDYARWLRSRGATSKKNKKKEAEAKPSARVESPEELRQRAAAQRELEKVARQRVKKIETRVATIEGELGALEAKLADPATYNEPTSEMMRMSQRQAELRGEKETLEGEWLKLYEQLEA, from the coding sequence ATGATTTCCTTTCGTCGCTTTGCCCTCCGCCGTGGCAGCCGCTTGCTGCTTTCCGATATCGATCTGGTGATCCAGAGTGGCTGGCGGCTGGGTGTGGTCGGCCGTAACGGCTGTGGCAAGTCCAGCCTGTTCGCCGCACTGCAGGGCAAGGTCGATGCCGATACCGGTGACCTGGACATCCCGTCCAAGCTGCGCATGGCTTCCGTGGCGCAGGAAACCCCCGCGCTACCCGACCCGGCCATCGAATATGTGATGGGCGGCGACGAGGAACTGGCGATCGCCCTGCGCGACGAACTCGACGCCGATGCGCGAGGCGATACCGAGGCCATGGCCAGGGCCCACCATCGCATCGAGGAATTGAACGGGTACGACGCACGCGCTCGGGCTGGCCGCCTCTTGCATGGCCTCGGCTTTTCCGCGGATACCCATGAGACGCCGGTGCAGGAGTTCTCCGGTGGCTGGCGCGTGCGTCTGAACCTGGCACGCGCCCTGATGGCGCCGTCCGAGCTGCTGCTGCTCGACGAGCCCACCAACCATCTCGATCTCGATGCCGTGCTGTGGCTGGAGGAGTGGCTGCGTCGTTATCAGGGCACGCTGCTGGTGATCTCACATGACCGCGAGTTCCTCGACGGCGTCATCACCCACACGCTGCATTTGAACGATGGCAGCGCCAAGCTCTACACGGGCAACTACAGCGCCTTCGAACGCCTGCGCGCCGAGCAGTTGCGCCAGCAGCAGATTGCGCATGAGCGTGAGCAGGCCGAGCGTGCGCACCTGCAATCGTTCGTGGATCGCTTCAAGGCCAAGGCCAGCAAGGCCAAGCAGGCGCAGTCGCGCGTCAAACGACTGGAGAAGCTGGCCGGCACCGAGGCGGTGCGTGCGGAGCGGCAGTTCCGCTTTCAGTTCGCCGTACCCGATCGGCTACCCGACTCGATGCTGCAACTGGAAGAGATCGAGGCCGGCTATCCCGGTGAAGACGGCGCGCCGCCGACGGCGATCCTGCACAACCTACGATTCCGCCTTGAAGCGGGCGAGCGCATCGGCCTGCTCGGTCCGAACGGCGCGGGTAAATCCACCCTGGTGAAGACCTTGGTGGGCGAACTTGAGCCGCTCGCTGGCGAGCGCAAGGCGCACAAGGATCTGAAGATCGGCTACTTCGCTCAGCACACGGTTGAAAGCCTCGAGGAGGGCTCCTCGCCGTTCGATCATCTGCAGGACAAGGCGCCGGGTGTGGGCGCGCAGGCGATCCGTGATTTCCTGGGCACCTGGAATTTCGCGGGCGATCGCGCGTTCGAATCGGTCGATGGCTTCTCTGGCGGCGAACGCGCGCGACTGGCGCTGGCATTGATCGCCTGGGACAAGCCCAACCTCCTGCTGCTCGACGAACCCACCAACCATCTCGACCTGGACATGCGCGAAGCGCTCGCCGATGCGCTGGCGGACTTCGATGGTGCGCTGGTACTGGTGTCGCATGATCGCCATTTGCTGGGACTGGTCTGCGACAGCTTCTGGCGCGTGGCCGATGGTGCGGCGGAAGGCTTCGATGGCGACCTGGACGACTACGCGCGCTGGTTGCGCAGTCGCGGCGCTACCAGCAAGAAGAACAAGAAGAAGGAGGCCGAGGCGAAGCCGTCGGCCCGGGTCGAATCACCGGAAGAGCTTCGCCAACGCGCCGCCGCCCAGCGCGAGCTCGAAAAGGTCGCGCGTCAGCGCGTCAAGAAGATCGAGACGCGCGTGGCCACCATCGAAGGCGAGCTGGGCGCGCTGGAAGCCAAATTAGCCGATCCGGCAACCTACAACGAGCCGACCTCGGAGATGATGCGCATGAGCCAGCGCCAGGCGGAGTTGCGCGGCGAGAAGGAAACACTGGAAGGCGAGTGGCTGAAGCTGTACGAACAGTTGGAGGCATGA
- a CDS encoding phosphoglycerate mutase: protein MNAPGPNPLELWLPDLGRFDPQHPVHALLRKADGLEPGAKGYLAGLAGRFVVSGGLPAAALTRELIAGDAGDATWLCADPAWVQPDLNGVRLLACGQLQLSMEEAQAFARPLKPVFGDAGMILEVSSADHWHVRLPTNAPLPAFAAPEQALGEDLFEHLPQGADGRRWRVLINEVQVLLHQHPLNAERRTRGMPPINSLWLWGGGRLPDVVRTKLAGVIGDDVLLGALAKRAGVAVVARSASSVEGAAPGWMIDLQDLPMDDLATTWWPSVQALAQRQPLQLSFASGERWLYRPWHRMRFWRGSAK from the coding sequence ATGAATGCTCCCGGGCCGAATCCGCTGGAACTGTGGCTGCCCGACCTGGGGCGTTTCGATCCGCAGCATCCCGTGCATGCGCTGCTGCGCAAAGCGGATGGCCTGGAGCCAGGCGCCAAGGGCTATCTCGCGGGGCTCGCCGGGCGTTTCGTGGTTTCCGGTGGCCTGCCGGCAGCGGCTTTGACGCGCGAACTGATTGCCGGCGATGCGGGCGACGCCACTTGGCTGTGCGCCGATCCTGCCTGGGTGCAGCCGGATCTCAACGGTGTACGCCTGCTTGCCTGCGGGCAGCTGCAGTTGAGCATGGAAGAGGCGCAGGCGTTCGCCAGGCCATTGAAGCCTGTCTTCGGCGATGCAGGAATGATTCTGGAAGTCTCATCGGCGGATCATTGGCACGTACGTCTGCCGACCAATGCACCGTTGCCGGCGTTCGCCGCTCCCGAACAGGCGCTGGGCGAAGACTTGTTCGAACATCTGCCGCAAGGTGCGGACGGACGTCGATGGCGCGTGCTTATCAATGAAGTGCAGGTGCTGTTGCATCAGCACCCGCTCAATGCCGAGCGTCGTACACGGGGCATGCCGCCGATCAACAGCCTGTGGTTGTGGGGCGGCGGACGCTTGCCCGACGTCGTGCGTACCAAGCTGGCCGGTGTCATTGGCGATGACGTATTGCTTGGTGCACTGGCCAAACGTGCCGGTGTTGCCGTGGTCGCGCGTTCGGCTTCGAGCGTCGAAGGAGCTGCACCGGGCTGGATGATCGATCTGCAGGATCTGCCGATGGATGACCTGGCCACGACCTGGTGGCCGAGCGTGCAGGCACTCGCTCAACGCCAACCCTTGCAACTTAGTTTCGCGAGCGGTGAGCGTTGGTTGTATCGTCCCTGGCACCGCATGCGCTTCTGGCGCGGGAGCGCCAAATGA
- the recJ gene encoding single-stranded-DNA-specific exonuclease RecJ, whose product MRMVSLRRRVPQGVPHGWSTAVHPVLQQVYAARGVLCPEHAEYRLARLLDPQQLGGLEQAVTLLIEAIRGDWSILIAGDYDCDGATGTAVAVRGLRMLGARHVRYAVPNRFIHGYGLSPALVESLQPKPQLIVTVDNGVASVAGVAVAQAQGIRVIVTDHHLPGEQLPAADAMVNPNLFGDEFPSKALAGVGVMFYLLLALRAALREQGDFASGNEPDLSVLLDLVAVGTVADLVPLDFNNRVLVEAGLKRIRSGRACVGVVALVEASKRSLATLCASDLGYAIGPRLNAAGRLEDMRLGVECLLTDDVSQARHYAELLSSINQERRELQATMVAEAEVMVTRAADTDAVGVALFEPSWHAGVVGLVASKLKERLHRPVIAFAPASEDAADELRGSARSIAGFHIRDALAMIDARHPGLIERFGGHAMAAGLSLKAADYPRFAAAFDALAREWLDQDHLQAVQLSDGELPPGAATLDLAHQLRAAGPWGQAFPEPIFDNVFECASWRLMGERHLRLSLRDPRDGSVHDAVMFNAYEGSPPPVSLRAVYELVINDWQGRESPRLLLRHIEAL is encoded by the coding sequence ATGAGAATGGTCAGCCTGCGTCGACGCGTGCCGCAGGGTGTGCCTCATGGCTGGAGTACGGCCGTCCATCCGGTCCTGCAACAGGTTTACGCGGCGCGCGGTGTGCTGTGCCCGGAACACGCCGAATATCGCCTGGCGCGCCTGCTCGACCCGCAGCAGCTGGGTGGTCTTGAGCAGGCGGTCACGCTGTTGATTGAAGCGATTCGCGGCGACTGGTCGATCCTCATCGCAGGTGATTACGACTGCGACGGTGCCACGGGTACGGCCGTGGCGGTCCGCGGCTTGCGCATGCTGGGCGCGCGCCATGTCCGCTATGCCGTGCCGAATCGCTTCATTCACGGTTACGGACTCAGTCCGGCGCTGGTCGAATCGCTGCAACCCAAGCCGCAGTTAATCGTCACCGTGGACAACGGTGTGGCGAGCGTGGCCGGTGTAGCGGTCGCGCAAGCGCAAGGTATCCGCGTCATCGTGACGGATCATCACCTGCCGGGCGAGCAGTTGCCGGCCGCCGACGCTATGGTCAATCCCAATCTGTTTGGCGATGAATTTCCCAGCAAGGCACTCGCCGGCGTGGGTGTGATGTTCTATCTGTTGCTCGCCTTGCGCGCGGCATTGCGCGAGCAGGGCGACTTCGCGTCTGGGAACGAACCCGATCTTTCGGTGCTGCTGGATCTGGTCGCCGTCGGCACCGTGGCGGACCTGGTGCCGCTGGATTTCAATAATCGCGTACTGGTCGAAGCAGGCCTCAAGCGTATTCGTAGCGGTCGCGCTTGCGTGGGTGTGGTTGCCCTGGTGGAAGCAAGCAAGCGCAGCCTGGCAACGCTTTGCGCCAGTGATCTGGGCTATGCCATCGGGCCGCGCTTGAATGCCGCCGGCCGGCTGGAAGATATGCGGCTGGGCGTTGAGTGCCTGCTCACCGACGATGTGTCACAGGCTCGCCACTATGCGGAGTTGCTCAGCTCCATCAATCAAGAGCGCCGTGAGCTGCAGGCGACGATGGTGGCCGAGGCCGAGGTCATGGTGACACGCGCCGCCGACACCGATGCGGTCGGCGTGGCGCTGTTCGAGCCGAGTTGGCACGCCGGCGTGGTCGGCCTCGTGGCATCGAAACTGAAAGAGCGCCTGCACCGGCCCGTGATCGCCTTTGCTCCTGCCAGCGAGGATGCTGCCGACGAGCTGCGTGGATCGGCGCGATCCATCGCCGGTTTCCATATACGCGATGCGCTGGCGATGATTGATGCGCGCCATCCAGGCCTTATCGAGCGCTTTGGCGGGCATGCGATGGCTGCCGGCTTGAGCCTCAAAGCAGCCGATTACCCGCGCTTCGCCGCCGCGTTTGACGCCCTTGCGCGCGAATGGCTGGACCAGGACCACCTTCAGGCTGTGCAGCTTTCAGATGGCGAGTTGCCGCCAGGCGCAGCCACGCTGGACCTGGCGCATCAGCTGCGGGCGGCGGGCCCATGGGGCCAGGCGTTTCCCGAACCCATCTTCGATAACGTGTTCGAATGCGCGAGCTGGCGCTTGATGGGCGAGCGGCACTTGCGCTTGAGTCTGCGCGACCCGCGTGACGGTTCAGTGCATGACGCGGTGATGTTCAACGCCTACGAGGGTTCTCCGCCGCCGGTGTCGTTGCGCGCGGTCTACGAGCTGGTGATCAACGACTGGCAGGGGCGCGAGAGTCCGCGCCTGTTATTGCGGCATATCGAAGCTTTGTAG